The Bubalus bubalis isolate 160015118507 breed Murrah chromosome 18, NDDB_SH_1, whole genome shotgun sequence genome contains a region encoding:
- the LOC123330301 gene encoding glutaredoxin-1-like: protein MSQAFVNSKIQSGRLVVFIKPTYPYCRRTQEPLSQLAFKQGLLECVDITANGNTTEIQDYLQQLTGARTVPWVFIGKECIDGCTDLVNIHE from the coding sequence ATGTCTCAAGCATTCGTGAACAGCAAGATCCAGTCTGGGAGGTTGGTTGTGTTCATCAAGCCAACCTACCCCTACTGCAGAAGGACTCAGGAACCCCTCAGTCAACTGGCCTTCAAACAAGGGCTTTTGGAATGTGTCGATATCACAGCCAACGGCAACACCACTGAGATACAAGATTACTTGCAACAGCTCACAGGAGCCAGAACGGTACCTTGGGTCTTCATCGGTAAAGAGTGCATAGATGGATGCACTGATCTAGTAAATATTCATGAGTGA
- the LOC123465116 gene encoding zinc finger protein 665-like, with translation MLETYRNLLSVDISPTHVIKHLQPKANSEKLETFQTSMLGRPESCEIKHFHLWESQENMHDFECQGRDDKRNYKGTPVSLNGNVPDGRDSHHRKDAGIKPFGNRLGFNFQDKLQIFQTSGIISEYNEAKRSVNNSFSFSPLQRIPPCVQPSVSNIYGNDFMNPSVITQELKAHKEKPYKCDECGKTFRVKSILLSHQTVHTGEKPYKCDECGKAFTDSSHLRRHQKIHTGKKLFKCDICDKVFSRNEHLAGHQRVHSGEKPYKCDECGKAFTHSSHLRRHKKIHTGKKLFKCDICDKVFSRNEHLAVHQRVHTGEKPYKCDECGKHFSQPSQFTSHKRFHTGEKPYKCDECGKQFSQPSQCISHKRFHTGEKPYKCDECGKAFHVKSILFRHQTIHTGEKPYKCDECGKAFTDISNLGRHQKIHTEKKLFKCDICDKVFSRSEHLAGHQRVHTGEKPYKCDECGKHFSRASQFISHQRVHSGEKPYKCDECGKAFHEKSILLRHQTVHTGEKPYKCDECGKAFRVKSTLLSHQTIHTGEKPYKCDECGKAFSDSSSRRRHQKIHTGKKLFKCDICDKVFSRNEHLAGHQRVHTGEKPYKCDQCGKAFHEKSILLRHQTVHIGEKPYKCDECDKAFRVKSILLRHQTVHIGEKPYKCDECGKAFRVKSPLLTHQTVHTGEKPYKCDECGKAFHEKSILLRHQTVHTGEKPYKCDECGKAFHEKSILLRHQTVHTGEKPYKCDECGKAFHEKSVLLRHQTVHTGGKPYKCDECGKAFHVNSILLRHQTVHTGEKPYKCDECGKAFRVKSTLLTHQTVHTGEKPYKCDECGNVFSQKAHLQLHWRIHTGERPFRCNECGKFFSQNSHLKRHWRIHIEKPFKYFECGKSFTQVSALTKHQKIHT, from the coding sequence ATATCTCTCCTACACATGTGATCAAGCATTTACAACCCAAAGCGAACAGTGAGAAACTAGAAACATTCCAAACATCGATGCTGGGAAGACCTGAAAGCTGTGAAATCAAACATTTTCATCTTTGGGAAAGTCAGGAAAATATGCATGACTTTGAGTGTCAGGGGAGAGACGACAAAAGAAATTACAAAGGGACACCTGTAAGCCTTAATGGAAATGTGCCTGATGGAAGAGATTCGCATCATAGAAAGGATGCAGGAATCAAGCCCTTTGGAAACAGACTTGGATTTAACTTTCAGGATAAGCTGCAGATATTTCAAACTAGTGGGATAATTTCTGAATATAATGAAGCTAAGAGGTCTGTCAACAACAGTTTCTCATTTTCACCACTTCAAAGAATTCCTCCTTGtgtccaacccagtgtttctaaTATATATGGGAATGATTTTATGAATCCTTCAGTAATAACACAAGAACTCAAAGCACACAAGgaaaaaccttacaaatgtgatgagtgtggcaagacCTTTCGTGTAAAGTCAATCCTTTTAAgtcatcagacagttcatactggagagaaaccttacaaatgtgatgagtgtggcaaggcctttactGACAGCTCACACCTCAGGagacatcagaaaattcatacaggaaagaaattatttaaatgtgatatatgtgacAAAGTCTTCAGCCGAAATGAACACCTTGCTGGTCATCAGAGGGTTCattctggagagaaaccttacaaatgtgatgagtgtggcaaggcctttactCACAGCTCACACCttaggagacataagaaaattcatacaggaaagaaattatttaaatgtgatatatgtgacAAAGTCTTCAGTCGAAATGAACACCTTGCTGTTCATCAGAGGGttcatactggagaaaaaccttacaaatgtgatgagtgtggcaagcaCTTTAGTCAACCTTCACAGTTCACAAGTCATAAGAGatttcatactggagagaaaccttacaaatgtgatgagtgtggcaagcaGTTTAGTCAACCTTCACAGTGCATAAGTCATAAGAGatttcatactggagagaaaccttacaaatgtgatgagtgtggcaaggcctttcacGTAAAGTCAATCCTTTTCAGGCATCAGacaattcatactggagagaaaccttacaaatgtgatgagtgtggcaaggcttTTACTGACATCTCAAACCTCGGGagacatcagaaaattcatacagaaaagaaattatttaaatgtgatatatgtgacAAAGTCTTTAGCCGAAGTGAACACCTTGCTGGTCATCAGAgggttcatactggagagaaaccttacaaatgtgatgagtgtggcaagcaCTTTAGTCGGGCTTCACAGTTCATAAGTCATCAGAGGGTTCattctggagagaaaccttacaaatgtgatgagtgtggcaaggcctttcatGAAAAGTCAATCCTTTTAAGgcatcagacagttcatactggagaaaaaccttacaaatgtgatgagtgtggcaaggcctttcgtgtaaagtcaacccttttaagtcatcagacaattcatactggtgagaaaccttacaaatgtgatgagtgtggcaaggccttttcTGACAGTTCAAGCCGCAGGagacatcagaaaattcatacaggaaagaaattatttaaatgtgatatatgtgacAAAGTCTTCAGCCGAAATGAACACCTTGCTGGTCATCAGAgggttcatactggagagaagccttacAAATGTGAtcagtgtggcaaggcctttcatGAGAAATCAATCCTTTTAAGGCATCAGACAGTTCATattggagagaaaccttacaaatgtgatgagtgtgacAAGGCCTTTCGTGTAAAGTCAATCCTTTTAAGGCATCAGACAGTTCATattggagagaaaccttacaaatgtgatgagtgtggcaaggcctttcgtgTAAAGTCACCCCTTTTAACtcatcagacagttcatactggagagaaaccttacaaatgtgatgagtgtggcaaggcctttcatGAAAAGTCAATCCTTTTAAGgcatcagacagttcatactggagagaaaccttacaaatgtgatgagtgtggcaaggcctttcatGAAAAGTCAATCCTTTTAAGgcatcagacagttcatactggagagaaaccttacaaatgtgatgagtgtggcaaggcctttcatGAAAAGTCGGTCCTTTTAAGgcatcagacagttcatactggagggaaaccttacaaatgtgatgagtgtggcaaggcctttcatGTAAACTCAATCCTTTTAAGGCATCAAAccgttcatactggagagaaaccttacaaatgtgatgagtgtggcaaggcctttcgtgTAAAGTCAACCCTTTTAACtcatcagacagttcatactggtgagaaaccttacaaatgtgatgagtgtggaaACGTCTTCAGTCAAAAAGCGCATCTTCAGCTTCActggagaattcatactggagagagaccTTTCAGATGTAATGAGTGTGGCAAATTCTTCAGTCAAAATTCACACCTTAAAAGACATTGGAGAATACATATAGAGAAACCTTTCAAATATTTCGAGTGTGGAAAATCCTTTACTCAGGTCTCAGCACTCACTAAACATCAGAAAATCCATACATGA